One window of Mediterraneibacter gnavus ATCC 29149 genomic DNA carries:
- the trxA gene encoding thioredoxin, with amino-acid sequence MAIIKLTKDNFEQEVLKSEKPVLVDFYADWCGPCQMLSPIVDEVAEERDDIKVGKINVDEQMELAQKYGVMTIPTLLVIKNGEIANKHIGALSKSGVIELL; translated from the coding sequence ATGGCAATTATAAAATTAACAAAAGATAATTTTGAACAGGAAGTATTAAAATCAGAGAAACCGGTACTGGTAGATTTTTATGCAGACTGGTGCGGACCATGCCAGATGCTTTCTCCGATCGTGGACGAAGTGGCTGAGGAAAGAGATGACATCAAAGTCGGAAAGATTAATGTGGACGAGCAGATGGAACTGGCACAGAAATATGGAGTCATGACAATTCCGACACTGCTTGTGATCAAAAACGGAGAAATTGCGAACAAGCATATCGGTGCATTGTCCAAGA
- a CDS encoding Crp/Fnr family transcriptional regulator, which yields MNEWIGQVLPFWKDLTETEKQMLLTHTALEEYEKGVLLHIDGGDCAGVQIVKEGQVRVYITSPSGGEITLYRLVEGDVSILSASCMIKGMDISLDMMMESDTVLYTIPKEIYKKLNDTNTAVKDYTMEMVSERFSDVMWLFNQYVFSNAASRLAGAILEHMALAGEEKFSITHDVLARDMGTAREVVTRLLKQFQTEGYVRLSRGYIEVLDAKALKKI from the coding sequence ATGAACGAATGGATCGGTCAGGTGCTGCCATTCTGGAAAGACCTGACAGAAACGGAAAAACAGATGCTGCTCACCCATACAGCACTGGAAGAATATGAAAAAGGAGTCCTGCTTCACATCGATGGCGGGGACTGCGCAGGTGTACAGATTGTAAAGGAAGGGCAGGTCCGTGTCTATATTACGTCACCGAGCGGTGGAGAGATTACATTGTATCGTCTGGTGGAGGGAGATGTCAGTATCCTGAGTGCGTCCTGTATGATAAAGGGAATGGATATTTCGTTGGATATGATGATGGAATCGGACACAGTACTGTATACGATTCCGAAAGAAATTTACAAGAAACTGAATGATACAAACACTGCAGTGAAAGATTACACGATGGAGATGGTATCTGAGCGCTTTTCCGATGTGATGTGGCTGTTCAATCAGTATGTATTTTCTAATGCAGCGTCTCGTCTGGCCGGGGCAATCCTGGAACATATGGCCCTGGCGGGAGAGGAGAAATTTTCTATTACTCACGATGTACTTGCAAGAGATATGGGAACGGCAAGAGAAGTCGTCACAAGACTGCTCAAGCAGTTTCAGACAGAAGGGTATGTGAGATTATCCCGCGGCTATATAGAAGTACTGGATGCAAAAGCTCTGAAAAAAATATGA
- a CDS encoding penicillin-binding transpeptidase domain-containing protein, producing MKKRKNKKGFLIGGIAAGAVVILAGGGILAWKLLINTATPQETVKNYFALVEKGQYDKMYAMLSERTRETVSEKEFTERNQNIYEGIEAKDIKISLSEREKLKGSPVTVKYSETMQTSAEEISFDNEMTLQKEDGEYKIDWDSTIIFPNLQDSYKVQIQTESADRGTIYDRNGVVLAGNGTVLEVGLVPGKMGDDAAKAEAIKKLAQMLEVSEEAIQNALGASYVQDDSFVPIKKIAKGNEEKEAQLLTIPGVMLNDSQDRVYPLGAAAGHLTGYVQAVTAEDLEKLENKGYHANSVIGRSGLEQAYEEELRPVDGTRIIIADETGNTIETLAYQPAQNGKDVRVTIDAEVQKTAYDQFAQDPGTAAAMNPKTGEVLALVSTPGYDPNEFVLGMSDARWNALNEDASNPLMNRFVNTWVPGSTFKGITAAVGVDAGIINPDENLGYVGLSWQKDASWGDYHVTTLTDYGETVNLVNAMTYSDNIYFAREALKIGADTMEEKLKSFGFEEELPFDLTMQASTFDDDGKIDSEIQLADTGYGQGQVLVNPLHLLSMYSMFVNDGNMIQPVLKYEENAAAKIWKEQAVSAQTAQTVKQSLLSVIENPSGTGASAKIDGVTMLGKTGTAEIKESQNDTTGVERGWFICETTEDMPNQIAVVGMVEDVKTKGGSSYVTQKVRNIAVSYLQ from the coding sequence ATGAAGAAAAGAAAAAATAAAAAAGGATTTTTGATCGGTGGTATTGCAGCAGGAGCGGTTGTGATTCTCGCAGGGGGAGGAATTCTGGCATGGAAACTGTTGATAAATACGGCAACACCGCAGGAAACGGTGAAAAATTATTTTGCGCTTGTAGAAAAAGGACAATATGATAAGATGTATGCCATGCTAAGTGAGAGAACCAGAGAGACGGTGTCAGAAAAAGAATTTACAGAGCGCAATCAGAATATTTATGAGGGAATCGAGGCAAAAGATATTAAGATTTCGCTCTCGGAAAGGGAGAAACTCAAAGGGAGTCCGGTGACAGTAAAATATTCAGAAACGATGCAAACCAGTGCGGAGGAGATTTCTTTTGATAATGAGATGACGCTGCAAAAAGAGGATGGAGAGTATAAGATTGACTGGGATTCTACAATCATCTTTCCCAACCTTCAGGATTCGTATAAAGTGCAGATTCAGACAGAAAGTGCCGATCGTGGAACGATTTATGACAGAAACGGTGTAGTGTTAGCAGGGAATGGAACAGTTCTGGAAGTTGGCCTGGTGCCGGGGAAAATGGGAGATGATGCAGCAAAAGCGGAAGCAATCAAGAAGCTGGCACAGATGCTGGAAGTTTCAGAAGAGGCGATTCAGAACGCACTGGGGGCATCCTATGTACAGGATGATTCTTTTGTGCCGATCAAGAAGATTGCAAAGGGAAATGAAGAGAAAGAAGCACAGCTTCTGACGATTCCCGGAGTGATGTTAAATGATTCCCAGGATCGCGTGTATCCGCTTGGCGCTGCGGCAGGGCATCTGACTGGTTATGTGCAGGCGGTGACAGCGGAAGATCTGGAAAAACTGGAAAATAAAGGATATCACGCAAACAGTGTGATCGGAAGATCAGGCCTGGAGCAGGCTTATGAGGAAGAGCTTCGTCCGGTGGACGGCACACGGATCATTATTGCAGACGAAACGGGAAATACGATCGAGACGCTGGCATATCAGCCGGCACAGAATGGAAAAGACGTGCGTGTGACCATTGATGCCGAGGTGCAGAAGACGGCATATGATCAGTTTGCACAGGATCCGGGAACGGCGGCAGCCATGAATCCTAAAACCGGAGAGGTGCTGGCATTGGTGAGCACACCGGGATATGATCCAAATGAATTTGTGCTGGGGATGTCAGATGCAAGATGGAATGCGCTGAATGAAGATGCATCCAATCCATTGATGAACCGGTTTGTCAACACCTGGGTTCCGGGATCTACATTTAAGGGAATCACAGCAGCGGTCGGAGTGGATGCAGGAATTATCAATCCGGATGAGAATCTAGGATATGTAGGGCTTTCCTGGCAGAAAGATGCAAGCTGGGGAGATTATCATGTAACTACGCTGACAGATTACGGTGAAACGGTCAATCTGGTCAATGCCATGACATATTCGGACAATATCTATTTTGCACGGGAAGCATTGAAAATCGGGGCGGATACGATGGAAGAAAAATTAAAATCCTTTGGATTTGAAGAAGAACTTCCATTTGATCTTACCATGCAGGCATCTACGTTTGATGATGACGGAAAGATTGATTCGGAAATTCAGCTTGCCGATACCGGATACGGGCAGGGACAGGTGCTGGTTAATCCGCTCCATCTGCTGTCTATGTATTCCATGTTTGTTAATGATGGAAACATGATTCAGCCAGTTTTGAAATATGAAGAAAACGCTGCTGCAAAAATCTGGAAAGAGCAGGCAGTCAGTGCACAGACAGCACAGACTGTGAAACAGAGTCTGCTCTCGGTAATTGAAAATCCGAGTGGAACAGGAGCCAGTGCGAAGATCGATGGAGTGACGATGCTTGGAAAAACAGGAACTGCAGAGATTAAGGAAAGCCAGAATGATACGACAGGAGTGGAGCGAGGTTGGTTTATCTGTGAGACAACAGAAGATATGCCAAACCAGATCGCAGTGGTCGGCATGGTGGAAGATGTAAAGACAAAAGGCGGCAGCAGTTATGTGACACAGAAGGTGCGCAATATTGCAGTGTCTTATCTGCAGTAA
- a CDS encoding HAD family hydrolase, which yields MVKAFFFDLDDTLYDYTTADILAKEAVREYCLQNLSISGAVYDRQLAKAYVVAEERIGRECAAVHNRLIRYQCMLEMLKKPLFPHAYKMYRLYWDTLMKQMTLEEGVSLVMKQLKEQGVYVGICTNMTAEIQYQKIEKLGITRWIDGVVTSEEAGVEKPDYRIFSLCREKAEVLPEDCVFIGDSLRHDIEGAKQAGMQVIWYHKAELSEEEQQKAAQENIPVMRQFSQCIELLQPYVQRGRGQKRCLED from the coding sequence ATGGTAAAAGCGTTTTTTTTCGACCTTGACGATACACTGTATGATTATACAACGGCAGATATTCTGGCAAAAGAAGCGGTACGTGAGTACTGCCTGCAGAATCTGTCGATTTCAGGAGCTGTATATGACAGGCAGCTTGCGAAAGCGTATGTTGTGGCAGAGGAGCGGATCGGAAGAGAATGTGCGGCAGTGCATAATCGTCTGATCCGGTATCAGTGTATGCTGGAGATGTTGAAAAAGCCGCTTTTTCCGCATGCATACAAGATGTACAGGCTGTACTGGGATACACTGATGAAACAGATGACGTTGGAAGAAGGGGTCTCTCTGGTGATGAAGCAGCTGAAGGAACAGGGCGTGTATGTGGGGATCTGTACGAATATGACAGCAGAGATCCAATATCAGAAAATAGAAAAGCTCGGAATCACCAGATGGATCGATGGTGTTGTTACCAGTGAAGAAGCAGGTGTGGAAAAGCCGGACTACCGAATTTTTTCTCTGTGCAGAGAAAAAGCAGAGGTGCTGCCTGAAGACTGTGTTTTTATAGGGGACAGTCTGCGGCATGATATAGAGGGGGCAAAACAGGCGGGAATGCAGGTCATCTGGTATCATAAAGCAGAACTTTCGGAAGAAGAGCAGCAAAAAGCAGCGCAGGAGAACATTCCGGTGATGCGGCAGTTTTCGCAGTGCATCGAATTGCTGCAGCCATATGTTCAGAGAGGAAGAGGGCAAAAGAGATGTTTGGAGGATTGA
- a CDS encoding L-ribulose-5-phosphate 4-epimerase has translation MLEQLKKEVYEANMLLPKYGLVTFTWGNVSGIDRESGLFVIKPSGVEYDKLTPDDMVVADLNGNKVEGRYNPSSDTPTHVVLYNRFPKIGGVVHTHSTWATSWAQAGRDIPCYGTTHADYIYGEIPCVRNLTKEEIEEAYEKNTGVLIADEFERKAKDYLAVPAVLCKNHGVFTWGKDAHEAVHNAVVAEEVAKMAARCEIINPDVKPAPQELQDKHYYRKHGANAYYGQK, from the coding sequence ATGCTGGAACAGTTAAAAAAAGAAGTGTATGAGGCGAATATGCTGCTTCCAAAATACGGACTTGTCACTTTTACCTGGGGAAATGTCAGCGGGATCGACCGAGAGAGCGGATTGTTTGTGATCAAGCCAAGCGGTGTAGAATATGACAAACTGACTCCGGATGATATGGTTGTGGCAGATCTGAATGGAAATAAAGTGGAGGGAAGATACAATCCGTCTTCTGATACGCCGACACATGTGGTTCTTTACAACCGGTTTCCGAAGATTGGCGGAGTGGTTCATACACATTCCACATGGGCAACCAGCTGGGCACAGGCAGGAAGAGATATTCCATGTTATGGAACAACGCACGCGGACTATATTTACGGAGAGATTCCATGTGTGCGGAATCTGACAAAGGAAGAAATCGAAGAAGCATATGAGAAGAATACCGGTGTTCTGATCGCAGATGAATTTGAGAGAAAAGCAAAGGATTATCTGGCGGTGCCGGCAGTCCTCTGCAAGAATCACGGTGTATTTACATGGGGCAAGGATGCGCACGAAGCAGTTCATAATGCGGTAGTGGCAGAAGAGGTTGCAAAGATGGCGGCACGCTGTGAGATCATCAATCCGGATGTGAAGCCTGCGCCGCAGGAATTACAGGACAAGCACTATTACAGAAAACATGGTGCGAATGCCTACTACGGACAGAAATAA